The following nucleotide sequence is from Eschrichtius robustus isolate mEscRob2 chromosome 10, mEscRob2.pri, whole genome shotgun sequence.
CACTGAGGCGCAGGCGCTAGCCTGAGATCGCAAAGAGCGGCAAAGTCAAGGCCTATGGGCCACGGATGCCTCTCCAGCCTGTTTTGCCCGCGTGGGGCCCTTTATCAGGAACGCCGACCTTTCCGGGCTCTGTTGCCTGCAGGACTTGGGGCTAGGTCTATAGCCAGGTGCAGTCTGGCCTGTACAGAGCAGAGGAGCTGTGGCCAGAAGGGGCTGGGACTGTCCAGGGTTAGGTGCATGGCCCAGTGCTGATCAAAGGAGTGCCAGCATGCCACGTGGTGGCCCTGGCAGGTTAGGGAAAGGCTCTCTGGAGGCCCATGCAGCCCTGGTCCCTTGCCCTGTATTTGTCAGCATGTCCTCTGTCCTCTCTCTCACCTGAGAGCTCCTCACAGGCAGAGGGCGTATCACAGGGGGGGCAGGGAAGCCTGGCCTGAGGAAGAAGCAGAAAGGAATGGGGCCTCTGTGCTGGGTGCGGTCAGGTTAGCACACAACTCTGTGACAACGGGACACGTGCTGACCTGCTGGGATGCCGGAAAGGGCCACCCCACCCTGTGTAGGTGCGTGTCCTCCCTGAGCTGCCCCATGGCGGCCTGTCCAGCTGTCTGTTTGACCTTCCACCTACCCCTCACACCACCCATCTGTCCAACTGTCCTGTCCTTGGAGCATTCTCCCAACTACcgttcctccctcccttcactcCTCTGGTCGTCGCTTGCCCGCCCCTGCTCACCCTCTTCTGTCACATCGCGGTCTGTGAGCCTGCCAGCGCTGGAAACAGCCTGCTGCACCTGTGATCCAGAAAACCCTGGAGGCATTCCCACTGGGGGTCCAGTGGAAGGACAAGCAGAGACCCTGACTCTGGGGGGGGACACAAGGCAGTCCCACGGTGGGGTCCTGGGAACCAGCTTTCATGACCAACCCCGggctctctcctccccttcctccctctggcaTTGTGAGAGCTCAAAGCAGGCTTTCCCTTCCAGAATTGAGGCGGGGGGCTTGACTAGGACCCAGGCTCAGCCAGACGGGGACGGGGAAAGGGGAGGCGGGAGGGGGCGCGCCGCGGGGATCCTGACCCCCACGCGGCCcgcggggggaggaggagggcgaCCCCGAGAGCGGGCGCCAGGCCCGCGTTGGCTCGAGGGGCGGCAGAGACACTGGCCCCGCCCCGCGGACCCCGCGCGGGTCCCCAGACGGGGGGGTGGCGCTGCGGGCGCGGGCGGGCGCCGCGCGCACTGCGGTCCCCGCGCCTCCGCCGCAGAGCGCGCCACGCTCGGCACGcacctgccgccgccgccgccgccgccgccgccgccgccgccgccgcgccgaGCCGAGCCCCGCGCCCCACGCCCCCGGGAGCCGCCGCGGCCCGGCCATCGCCCGAGGTCGCCGCCAGAGCCGCCGGAGCCGCCGGGCCAAGGCGCGGGCGCCGCATCCAGGCCTGCCTTTGAGACAACCTCtgcggcggcggcgcgcggcccGGCCGGGGACGCCAGGCTGGGGCAGGTGAGTGCGGGCGGGGCGGGACAGCGCGGGGTCGCCGCTCGCCGGCCTCCACTCCTAGGCAGAGGTCGGGCCTCGGGAACGgggactggggagggggctgggttcCGAGTCTGGCGAGGGTAAGGGTCAGAGGTCGGGCGCCCTGTCTTTTGTGCAGGGTgatggtgagggtgagggtgagggtgagggtgagggtgagggtgagggtgggcCCGGGCGCTGCCCTCACGCTGTCTCTCACCTGCAGCTCGGGCCCGGTGCAGGCCTCTCCTCtgctcccgccgccgccgccgccgctgccgctgccgccgaGCTTGCAGCCCGGGTCCTTCCGCAGCCAGGGCTCAGGCTAGCTGCCTTCCCTGGGCGCcctgtcctggagccatggggccCACCTAGCCCCTGCCTGCCCGGATGTCCCGGCCCCGGGACGGCTGATCTCGGCTGCAGGGGGACACCCCCCAACGCCCCCTCGCCAGCCTCagcagccagagaccctgggTGAGCCCCTGGGCCCGACCTCCAGCCCAGGGCAGTCTCCCACACCCCCCTGCCCctgttcctctcctcctcccccgctccttcctcttcctcctcggaCTGGACCTGAGAAGCCACTGTGGCCACTGGGGGGGGCCCTTCCCCCCAAGCTCTTGCCAGCCTCCCCCAGGAGTCCACAGGGCATCCAGGGTCCCCACCAGGCCTGGCGGGACCAGGATGctgccccctctcctcccccccgGCCCCACCCAACTCCCCCACCCACCCGAACACCCAGTCTGACTGGAGACAGCCGGATGCCGGCTGACCCTGGGCCCGAGGTGGGCAGTGGCTGGCCGGGCTTCCTCATGTCCTGCCTGAAGGGCCCCCATGTCATCCTCAAGATGGAGGCCATGAAGATGGTCCACCCTGAGAAGTTCCCCGAGCTGCAGGTGGCCGCCCCCTGCTTCCCACCTGCACCCCGGCCCACCCCCGCTCTGGCACCCAAGAGAGCCTGGCCCTCAGACACAGAGATCATCGTCAACCAGGCCTGTGGGGGGGACATGCCTGCCTTGGAAGGGGCGCCCTGCACCCCGCCACTGCCACGTCGGCCCCGCAAGGGCAGCGCGGAGCTGGGCTTCCCCCGAGTGGCGCCGGCGGACGAGGTCATCGTGAATCAGTACGTGATTCGGCCTGGCCCTGCGGCCTCAGGGGCCTccgcggcagcggcagcggctgCAGGAGAGCCTCTGGAGTGCCCCACCTGCGGGCACACGTACAACGTCACGCAGCGGCGGCCCCGTGTGCTGTCCTGCCTGCACTCTGTGTGTGAGCAGTGCTTGCAGATTCTCTACGAGTCTTGCCCCAAGTACAAGTTCATCTCCTGTCCCACGTGCCGCCGCGAGACTGTGCTCTTCACTGACTACGGCCTGGCTGCGCTGGCCGTCAACACGTCCATCTTGAGCCGCCTGCCACCCGAGGCACTGACCGCTCCGTCCGGTGGCCAGTGGGGGGGCGAGCCTGAGGGCAGCTGCTACCAGACCTTCCGGCAGTACTGCGGGGCCGCGTGCACCTGCCACGTGCGGAACCCACTGTCTGCCTGCTCCATCATGTAGTGCCCGCCCGCCCGCCACCGCCCACCAGTCCTCGCTCGCTGCTTCTTCGGGGATCTGGCCCTGCCCTGTTGCCCACTGACCCCTTGCCCACCACAGCTTCTGGCCCCCACCCACGTGGCACTGTCGCTGCAGCCAACTTTGCCATTAAAACTCTGCCAAAGTCTGCACCTCGTTCCCTGGACTGAAGCCTAGGCCTGCGCACAGGCCTGGGCCAGGGTGGGCACCCAGGGCTGCAGCCCCGACAGGGTCCAGGCTGGAGCAGCCCGAGGGAGGCCCAGCGCTGTTTGGGGTCAGCCTGGTCTGCTCGCTGGGGGCCAGTCTGGTCCAGGCACGCTGCTCAGGAGGGCTGGgcctgactctgtgtgtgtgtgtgtgtgtgtgtgtgtgtgcacacgtgtgaaCGCCTCATACCTCTGTGTGGAGCCAGCCTCCTGTATGTGCCAGGCAGGACTGTGGGGGCAGGTGTGCAAAGCAGGCCCAGCTGGGCAAAGGGAGGACGCTTCCTCTGCACTGGCCACTGGGTGTGAGTGCAGCCAACGGGGGGACAAGTCAGTCCAGCTGGCCCCTGGTGCCTACCTGACCCTCTGAGGTTGTGTGAGAATGGCCTTGGGGCCAGCCTGGGCTGGGGTTGGGACAAAGGCTGGCCGCAGTCACGATCAGGTATGAGGACCGGAGGGCCTCCTGTCTGGCAGTGGGACGACCTGGATTTGGAGAAGGAACTTTGTCGCCTGGTTGGTGAAGGCAGGGTAAAGATGACAGCGATGTAGCAACAACAGTATCAGCAGCAGCTACCGTTTATTACCGAGAGCCACCTCGCGCGCTGGGCACAGGGCTCAGCATGTCACCAACGAGCCCAGGAGGTGGTGCTGTGACGGCGCCTGTCCTTCAGATAAAGGCCCCGGCTCCACGATGGGAGGTCACAGAGGAGGCAGGGGCAGAACTGGGGcccagcttggtgctctgtgtcTCCAGGACCTGGCTGGGCCCACGTCCCTTGAAGCTGAGGGGCATGTGCTGACCCTCGGGCTGCTCAGGGCCGCCACTCGGATCCTGACTGGCCAGGTGAGCAGGCCCTTTGTGGGCTGGGCCTGTGTGGCAGGGGCCCTCCCCTCGGTTACCCTGACCTTCAGGGAACACACGCTGGCCCTTATCTGGAACGTGGGCAGGTGGGGGGCCTgcagccccagcccagggctccgcCCACTCCAAGGACTCAGGCCTCTGTTCACTTTCGTGTCCATTGCACCCGTCCCGTCCCCCTCCTGCAGGCAGGCCAGGCGGGAGGGCGGAGACAGCCCAGCAGCAGTGTGGGGCCTCTCTGTCCATCAAGGGGCACTTGGGGCCCTGGTCACAGACCTCCTCCAGTGCTGTCCTGGGCACCAGTGGCTCATGTCCGGGCAGCAGGGCAGTCTGGAGTCTCTGGCTGGGTCAGATGCTGAACACAGGCTCCTGGGTGGCCCTGCCCGGGTCCTGGGTCTTGGTTGAAGGCTAGTGCCCCGGTCAACCTTGGGTCCTTCTTCAGCCTGGTCATCGGGCCTCAGGGCAAGGTGCTCCCAAGGCCCCATGGCACCAAGGCTTGGGCCAGCCTGGGCCTCCTGTCCGCTGGCGGCCATGGCTGTCCCAGACCCGGGCCGTGCTGGTGGCAGACGTGACGGGCTCTGCTTAGCGGCGGGAGCTGTCCAGCAGcacgaagagcagccccagcaGCACGAGCGGCGCGAAGATGAGCAGCAGGCCCAGCAACTCGAGGGCCAGCAGGCCCAGCAGCGCCAGGCGGCGGGCGCAGGGCCCCCGTTCCCGCAGGGCCCAGAGCCGGGACCCCAGGCAGGGCGGGCAGGGCAGGAAGGGCAGGCAGCCTCGGCTGCCCACAGGCCCCGGCAGGAAGCGCAGCTGGTAGCGGTGCTCTAGGGAGGCCCAGGGCCCGGAGCCCCGGCGGGGGGGCGCGGGGAGGGCAGCGGGCGCAGGGCGCTGGGGCCCATCGGCCTGTAGCAGCTCCTCCTGCAGCTGGCAGATCGCCCACTCGAGCATGGGTGTTTTCTGGCGACACAGAGGGCAGCACACCCGGCCCAGGTCAGCACTGGGGGTTGCACCCAGCAGCCGGTGCAGGCAGCCCGCACACAGGCCGTGGCCGCAGTTCAGCAGGGCGAGGCAGTGCTCCCCGGGCCCGTAGGGCTCTGTGCAGATGGGgcactcctcctcctcccgctcctcctcctcgtcctctgTGGGCCCGGCCCAGGGGCGGGCCGTGGCTGCGGCCCCCAGCAGGGCTTCACTGTCCGGAGTCCTGGGACCCTGGGGGCTCCCAAGGGCCCCACTGTCCGACCCATCATCTACCAGCACTTGGCGCAGTGGGTCCAGGCGCTCAGGGCCCAGGGAGGCCAAAGGCGGACTGGTGAGCCGAGAGCTGAGGTCAGCAGGGCCATAAGTGGGGGCCCCAGGGCACAGTTCAGGGGCGGTGACTCCAGGGCAGGGGTCGGGACGGGTGGGTGGGGACCCCAGGGCGGCGACGGGGGAGGCTGGGGCTGTGAAGGTCAGTGTGGCCCTCTGGGGCTGGGGCACGGCCTGGCACTGACCTGGCAGCAACTGTCACCTCCTCGTGGCTCCAGGCCCTACTCAGAGTAAACTTCACTCGGGCCCCAATAGCCGTGCCAGCTCTGGGCAGCTCCTGGGCCCAGCGTGCCGTCCCGTCCCCAAGAGGGTCTGCCAGGCCCAGCCGCAGCGATCCCTGTGTCAGCCAGCTGTAATCTAGGCGGCGGCGCTGTGGGCAGGCCAGCCTAACTCCTCCAGCAGGAATTCCACTCCCGGGGCGGGGACACCACGCACACGTCCCTCCCCCACCGGCCTGGGCCacgcccctcccctcccgcccGAGGCcgcgccccctccctcccagggccctgggctgctctgccctgggctgggaggggatGGTCGATGCCAGCCTTGCCGGGTGACTCTCCAGGCCTCCCCCTACTGGGCCGTCAGGGCCAGGGCAGAGCTTGTACAAGGTGGGCAAACAGCTGGCACCCACCGCGTGAGAATCGGGCACCGAGGTGTGGGGCTGAGCAACGGTGCCCTCGTGCCCAGCAGGGCGGGCTATTCCATCGGGACGAGCTGTGGGCCCACCCACCACCTGAGAAGCACGACGGCACAAGGAAGAGCAGGTAAGAAGCGGCCACCCAGAGCCCATCCTTTATTGCTCAGGCTGTAAGGTGGGGGCTGCCTGGGGGTCTCCTCCTGCTGCTTGGGGACTGTGCAGGAAGGAGAGCTGACTGTCCTCCCAGCTGGGACTGGACAGGGAGAGAGGTAACAGTGGCCTCCAGAGAGCAGCAGTCAGAGTGGCTGCGGCCAACGGCGGGACAGCTCCTCAGGCCCACGTCTCAGTCTGGAAACGCAGGGTCCGCTGGAGCCTGGCGAGGTAGGCGGCCGCGGCGGGGCCGGAGAGCCCGCCCTCCTCCTGGAAGATGGACGTCAGGGCGTCCGACACATCAGCTGGCATGTACTTGGCGTtgctggagggagaggcaggctAGGGCTCAGCACGGGCGGAGTCCCCAGGGGGCTGGCCCCCCACCACGACCTGCGCCCGGGCTCACCCCGCCAGGTAGAAGTGAGCGCCCCGGAGATCCAGCAGCCCCCACACCAGCGGCCCGAGCTCCCGGAGCCGGTGCTGCACGTACACCTTCTGCTCCTGCAGAGCGGGGCGAGGCGGTGAGTCTGCGCCCCCCgcgtccctccccgccccccccacacCCACCTGCTCCCGGGAGAAGGCCGTGACGAGAGTCAGGCAGCCCCGTGTCTGCAGCTCCGTCCACTCGGCCTCCCAGTAGAAGTCCTGGTCCCGCTGGCGGCAGCCAAAGAACAAGACGTTTCCTGGGGAAGCATGGGGGCCTTGAGCCAGGACTTGGGCCCTCGAGGTTCAGCCCGGCCGCCACCCCACCCGAGACTCTGTGCTCACCGGTCTCACCCTGGGCCACTCGCTCCTGGATGGCTGCTCGGAAGGGGGCCACACCAGTGCCCGGCCCCACCATGATCACAGGCGTGTCTGGTGTCTTTGGGAACGTCAGGCCCCCAGACCGCACCCACAGGGGCACCCGAACAGGTCCTATCGCGGGAGGGAGGCGGCGTGAAGCAGCTCGGAGGCCCAGGGCCCTAGCCCAGGACTGGCTGTGGTGCACGCGGGGGAACGGGGCCCTGCGCACAGCCCCCCGCCCCAGAGAGCCAGGGTCACCTTGCCCGGGGTCCAGAGACGCCAGCCAGTTGGAGCAGAGGCCCCGGCGGGGCTCCTTGAGGCGTGTCTGGTACTGCACCACTGCCACGAGAATCTGCAGCCTGGAGGggtgggcctgggggaggggacagtggGTACCCTGCCCTGCTTCAGGCTCCAGCCACTTCCCCCGGCTGGTCCCGGTGGCCGGTGAGGGTTGGAGGAGGCCCAGAGTCCTCACGCAGGGCCCCGCTGCCCACCCTGGTGGCCCCAGGCCCGGCTATCCCGAGGCCGGCCCCTCACCAGCAGAGAAGAGGCAATGGAGAAGGCCCGCGGCCGGATCAGGGGAATGAGGTCCAACAGGTAGTCCGGGGGGATGGCGCCAGCCGTGTGTGGGAAGTCGCACAGCACCTGGCAGAGACAGCCTCAGGAGGGCTGCGGCTGGACGGCCACAACCGCCCGCCCGCCCACCCGCCCCTGCCCGCACCTCCAGGACCGTCCTGTGGGGCCGGGTGCAGTACTCGCACAGATCCTCCTGGCCCTGGGCCGAGCTGAGCTCCAGCAGCTTCTCCCGCTCCAGCTCATGGCAGGAGAGGCAGGCCAAGAGCTCGAAGAAGGAGCGGCGGGGGACGCTGGCGATGTCCAGGTACTGGGACACGAGGCGCTGAAtggagcagggctggggcagccGCGCGGGGCAGGGGACACCTGCAGTGGGGAACgggaggctgggggtggctgGGGACGCATGGTGGGGGCAGCCCGGGGGCTGGGGACACAGAAGAGGGCACAGCGCACAGGTGGCAGCAGCGGCGGCTGGGGCTTACCCGGCTCCCGGGGCTGCAGCGTGAAGTGCTGGTCAGGGTCCAGGCCCAGCACCTGGCAGAACTGCTGGACGTGGCTGGCCGTGTTCTCGGGCTGGATCAGCACCACGTCGCCGGCCACAAAGCTGTGGGGGACACCCAGGGCTCTGGGGAAACttcagaggaaggagggaagcaaGCGGCCAGGGAGGGCTGGGGGCGTCCTTGGTCCCCCCTCCCTGGCCGCCGTCTCTCTTCTCTGCCCCGCTGAGTGCCCGCTTTGGAAGAGGACCTGCTGAACCCCAGACCACAGTCCCCCCTGCTGCGGCCGCGCCCTCCACGGGTCCCCAGGATCAACCCTCACCTGACCCCAGAGCCCGTGATGTCGAACTCAATCAGCCGAACATCCTGGAAGTGTGAGGGGCCGGTGACCCTCTGATTGGTGACCATGGGTGCCAGGAAGGGCTGTAGCTCTGAAGGGGGTCCCTGAGGGTCTGTCCCGGTCACACACAGCTCCTCAGAGCACGTGCTGGGGACCTCCTGGAGGAACTTCAGGGTGAACTTGGAGGGCCAACTGTGAAGGGGGAAGACACTTGTTGGACCACTGGCCAGCCTGGATGAGCGGCCAAGGGAGGCCCGTGGCCAGGCCAGGCCTGCTGCACCTGCAGGCACCGCCCCAAGGCCACACTTACGGGACTCCGGGCGGGGTCAGGCTGAGGTCAAGGGGCAAAGGGTGCGGCCCCAGCACCTTCTCCCACAGGTCGTGCAGCCAGGGGTCGATGGTGGCGTCGGGCCTGCAGAGAGCACGTACATGCTGGCCTGGGGACCCTGCTCCCGGCTGGGCCTGCAGGAGGGTCCCCCCCCCCGGCAACTCACCCCAGCTCGTGCTGGTCATCGCCCAGGCACACGGGCAGGAGGGCGCTGCCCCCGAGCTGCAGCAGCCGTCGGTGCAGCTTCTTGGCCACAAAGTTGAACCTACGGAGAGACGGAGGCTGGCGCTGACCCGGGCCCCAGGCGGGGGCAGGAGGGAAGCGCCCAGCTGGCTGCGCAGGGCGGAGGGTCCCAAGTCTTCCTGGGGTCACTTCGCTGCTCCCTGAAGGGCAGCTCCTCGCGGGGCCACTGTCAACGGAAGGGTCTCTCACCCCTCCTGTGGGCGTGCCCACGAGCAGGCACCGACGTCTACGTGACGCACTGAACAAAACCCCCGAGCCCCCGTAGGCGGGGACAACTATGCCGCCCATTTCCTGTCCTTTTCACCGCGACGACGGCAGGCCTCACGCTGCGTCCGGCTCCGGAGGTGTCTGTACCTGGTGACCCTGCCCTCAGTTCCTGTGCTGCACAGTTACCGGTTTTAACATTGCGGGAACCTAACGCCATGCATACCCTTGAACACAAAGCCCTCTGTACTTCCCCAAGAAATAACGCAAAGCAATAGCGTTCTCTGCTTAGGACACGGCTACGTTGCGAAAacgttgaaagaaaaaaaagcagaggcaggcagtcacatggccacatccagGGAAGTGCTGGCTTCAGGGCGgctcccaggggctggggacttTTGTGCCCGCCACCTGTCTGCAGCTCACTGTTCTGTGTGCTCTTCGTAAGCCCGAATGTCTCACGAAAGGCTTTTTATAAAAGTGGGGGAAGAGCCAGGTAGGCCTTTGTTGCCCTGCGTCACACGGTGACAGATGATGCTGGCTCAGACCTTGCGACGTCCGGCTCCAAACATCACCTCCTGCCCTGGAAGGTGCCTTGGGCGTGGCCCCAGCCTGGCCCCCACCTTGCTGCCCTGCCCACTTCCTGCATGGATCTTGCCTGCCCTCCGAGCCCTGGGGTCTCTGGCCACGGAGGAAGTGCCCGTCAGGGAGTATCTGTGGGACGAGGACGCGTGGCCAGGGCCACGTCCCAAAGTGGGAGCCCTGGGGGCTGGGTCACCCAGCCCTCTGCCAGGACACCTTGTGCTTGACCCCAAAGACAGTCCCTGTGGGCCAGCAGCCTGCCCGCCCTTACTCACTTGGCGTAAGATGAGTCCCCAAGGCCCAGGACAGCAAAGTCCATCTGACAGAGGGACGTCGATGGCAGGTTCCTCCGGAAGATGAACCTCCAGAAGTTCTACAGCAGGAGAGACCGAGCCCAAGTCCCTCTCCTTCCCTGATCACAGGGTCACCCACTGGGCAGCCCGTGCAGGAGCACATCCCGTCCCACGCcctgccctggcctccctgcAGGCTGACAGAAGTGCTTTAAACAAAGCTCCCCTTCACCTTTGGCCACTGGTGACCTGAGCCCTGAGACACTGCCCTCTGGGTACGGTCCAGGCTTCGCCTCACAGCCCACCTCCCTTCTGCTTTGTACCTGGCCAGACAGAGGCCCCCTGGGGTGGAGGGGTCCTGGGCCTGTCGGGGCACAATTCTGCCTACTGGCCCTGGACCGCTCCCTGAACTTCTCAAGACTTTCCTGCATGGGCCACCGCTGGGGACCACGCCTGCTCTGCCTCCTGAGACCCCCTGCTCATTCCTGCTTAGACCTTGTCTCAGGCAGGCTGTGGAGCCTCCCAGGGCGCTTCCTGAGAATGGGTCCAGAGAAGATGCAATTCCCACGGCTTATGTCTGAA
It contains:
- the LOC137770472 gene encoding proline-rich protein 2-like produces the protein MPCGLLGEAGKSLGGRAPPSGHSGFSGPDPGCKLGGSGSGGGGGGSRGEACTGPELQVRDSVRAAPGPTLTLTLTLTLTLTLTITLHKRQGARPLTLTLARLGTQPPPQSPFPRPDLCLGVEAGERRPRAVPPRPHSPAPAWRPRPGRAPPPQRLSQRQAWMRRPRLGPAAPAALAATSGDGRAAAAPGGVGRGARLGAAAAAAAAAAAAAAGACRAWRALRRRRGDRSARGARPRPQRHPPVWGPARGPRGGASVSAAPRANAGLAPALGVALLLPPRAAWGLAPAPQCPPPFSESMCASEQVPRGRGSGVLMGPWREGRVTAAAPARGGLGVQPRQGLYSSPHHLPRRVPKVVPATRSHPLPEAPPLELKSTQCKAPAQSPPKPTPPEPGGSELVQPKPGPGQMRPADPEPGV
- the RNF208 gene encoding RING finger protein 208 — encoded protein: MPADPGPEVGSGWPGFLMSCLKGPHVILKMEAMKMVHPEKFPELQVAAPCFPPAPRPTPALAPKRAWPSDTEIIVNQACGGDMPALEGAPCTPPLPRRPRKGSAELGFPRVAPADEVIVNQYVIRPGPAASGASAAAAAAAGEPLECPTCGHTYNVTQRRPRVLSCLHSVCEQCLQILYESCPKYKFISCPTCRRETVLFTDYGLAALAVNTSILSRLPPEALTAPSGGQWGGEPEGSCYQTFRQYCGAACTCHVRNPLSACSIM
- the LOC137770473 gene encoding ring finger protein-like, coding for MGSGWPLLTCSSLCRRASQVVGGPTARPDGIARPAGHEGTVAQPHTSVPDSHAVGASCLPTLYKLCPGPDGPCQAVPQPQRATLTFTAPASPVAALGSPPTRPDPCPGVTAPELCPGAPTYGPADLSSRLTSPPLASLGPERLDPLRQVLVDDGSDSGALGSPQGPRTPDSEALLGAAATARPWAGPTEDEEEEREEEECPICTEPYGPGEHCLALLNCGHGLCAGCLHRLLGATPSADLGRVCCPLCRQKTPMLEWAICQLQEELLQADGPQRPAPAALPAPPRRGSGPWASLEHRYQLRFLPGPVGSRGCLPFLPCPPCLGSRLWALRERGPCARRLALLGLLALELLGLLLIFAPLVLLGLLFVLLDSSRR
- the NDOR1 gene encoding NADPH-dependent diflavin oxidoreductase 1 isoform X2; amino-acid sequence: MQGSPGRTPMPNTRLLVLFGSQTGTAQDVSERLSREAWRRELGCRVQALDSYPVVNLINEPLVIFVCATTGQGEPPDNMKNFWRFIFRRNLPSTSLCQMDFAVLGLGDSSYAKFNFVAKKLHRRLLQLGGSALLPVCLGDDQHELGPDATIDPWLHDLWEKVLGPHPLPLDLSLTPPGVPWPSKFTLKFLQEVPSTCSEELCVTGTDPQGPPSELQPFLAPMVTNQRVTGPSHFQDVRLIEFDITGSGVSFVAGDVVLIQPENTASHVQQFCQVLGLDPDQHFTLQPREPGVPCPARLPQPCSIQRLVSQYLDIASVPRRSFFELLACLSCHELEREKLLELSSAQGQEDLCEYCTRPHRTVLEVLCDFPHTAGAIPPDYLLDLIPLIRPRAFSIASSLLAHPSRLQILVAVVQYQTRLKEPRRGLCSNWLASLDPGQGPVRVPLWVRSGGLTFPKTPDTPVIMVGPGTGVAPFRAAIQERVAQGETGNVLFFGCRQRDQDFYWEAEWTELQTRGCLTLVTAFSREQEQKVYVQHRLRELGPLVWGLLDLRGAHFYLAGNAKYMPADVSDALTSIFQEEGGLSGPAAAAYLARLQRTLRFQTETWA
- the NDOR1 gene encoding NADPH-dependent diflavin oxidoreductase 1 isoform X1, producing MQGSPGRTPMPNTRLLVLFGSQTGTAQDVSERLSREAWRRELGCRVQALDSYPVVNLINEPLVIFVCATTGQGEPPDNMKNFWRFIFRRNLPSTSLCQMDFAVLGLGDSSYAKFNFVAKKLHRRLLQLGGSALLPVCLGDDQHELGPDATIDPWLHDLWEKVLGPHPLPLDLSLTPPGVPWPSKFTLKFLQEVPSTCSEELCVTGTDPQGPPSELQPFLAPMVTNQRVTGPSHFQDVRLIEFDITGSGVSFVAGDVVLIQPENTASHVQQFCQVLGLDPDQHFTLQPREPGVPCPARLPQPCSIQRLVSQYLDIASVPRRSFFELLACLSCHELEREKLLELSSAQGQEDLCEYCTRPHRTVLEVLCDFPHTAGAIPPDYLLDLIPLIRPRAFSIASSLLAHPSRLQILVAVVQYQTRLKEPRRGLCSNWLASLDPGQGPVRVPLWVRSGGLTFPKTPDTPVIMVGPGTGVAPFRAAIQERVAQGETGNVLFFGCRQRDQDFYWEAEWTELQTRGCLTLVTAFSREQVGVGGAGRDAGGADSPPRPALQEQKVYVQHRLRELGPLVWGLLDLRGAHFYLAGNAKYMPADVSDALTSIFQEEGGLSGPAAAAYLARLQRTLRFQTETWA
- the NDOR1 gene encoding NADPH-dependent diflavin oxidoreductase 1 isoform X3, producing MKNFWRFIFRRNLPSTSLCQMDFAVLGLGDSSYAKFNFVAKKLHRRLLQLGGSALLPVCLGDDQHELGPDATIDPWLHDLWEKVLGPHPLPLDLSLTPPGVPWPSKFTLKFLQEVPSTCSEELCVTGTDPQGPPSELQPFLAPMVTNQRVTGPSHFQDVRLIEFDITGSGVSFVAGDVVLIQPENTASHVQQFCQVLGLDPDQHFTLQPREPGVPCPARLPQPCSIQRLVSQYLDIASVPRRSFFELLACLSCHELEREKLLELSSAQGQEDLCEYCTRPHRTVLEVLCDFPHTAGAIPPDYLLDLIPLIRPRAFSIASSLLAHPSRLQILVAVVQYQTRLKEPRRGLCSNWLASLDPGQGPVRVPLWVRSGGLTFPKTPDTPVIMVGPGTGVAPFRAAIQERVAQGETGNVLFFGCRQRDQDFYWEAEWTELQTRGCLTLVTAFSREQEQKVYVQHRLRELGPLVWGLLDLRGAHFYLAGNAKYMPADVSDALTSIFQEEGGLSGPAAAAYLARLQRTLRFQTETWA